The Actinopolyspora erythraea genome has a segment encoding these proteins:
- a CDS encoding DUF2537 domain-containing protein, whose amino-acid sequence MPGGATTVADAVELRVGRGRPLFVEMDGRLGLKPEHVGLSPALCAVLYEWAEVAERVAHGEITDEGAVETVARRGERLAGRVADEFGREVRYRDPLTGEQRTVPAPRGDSLSPGSDPRREATDPAARPTGFAVSVLLAVLVAVVLVVVSLGLGEVNPVLGVVINLAIAGGLAPSVWLGRSVPTWRWVAFGVVLGVGASWLVLPLSLLG is encoded by the coding sequence ATGCCGGGGGGCGCGACGACGGTCGCGGACGCGGTGGAACTGCGCGTCGGCCGGGGACGACCGTTGTTCGTCGAGATGGACGGCCGGCTCGGCCTGAAGCCGGAGCACGTGGGGCTCTCCCCCGCGCTGTGCGCGGTGCTGTACGAGTGGGCCGAGGTCGCGGAGCGCGTCGCCCACGGTGAGATCACCGACGAGGGGGCGGTGGAGACCGTCGCGCGTCGTGGTGAGCGGCTCGCGGGCCGAGTGGCCGACGAGTTCGGCCGCGAGGTCCGCTACCGGGATCCGCTCACGGGTGAGCAGCGGACGGTGCCCGCGCCACGGGGCGACTCGCTCTCGCCCGGTTCCGACCCCAGGCGTGAGGCCACCGATCCCGCTGCCCGCCCCACCGGGTTCGCCGTCAGCGTGCTGCTGGCGGTGCTGGTCGCCGTCGTCCTGGTGGTGGTTTCGCTGGGGCTCGGCGAGGTGAACCCGGTCCTGGGGGTGGTGATCAACCTGGCGATAGCCGGAGGGCTGGCCCCGTCGGTCTGGTTGGGACGGAGCGTTCCCACCTGGCGGTGGGTGGCGTTCGGGGTGGTGCTCGGTGTCGGCGCCTCCTGGTTGGTCCTGCCGCTGAGCCTGCTGGGATGA
- the sepH gene encoding septation protein SepH, whose translation MRALRVVGLEEDGETVVCEDPDNGERFAVPADERLRAAARGDLTRLGQVQIELEAQMRPREIQARVRAGASVEEVAAEAGIPQQRVERYAYPVLLERAQVAERAQQAHPIREGGPDVQTLGEIISHTFGMRGQDYGETSWDAWRGEDGKWVVTLRWQAGRTENTAHWTFHPGAQGGTIAALDEDALDLLDPAPNRPLRTVRPVTELAREALELDHSESEDAEAEHTSEGEAATPLLGRATEPDSRGDRSESSGGGTPHIPTMATGTLFGSASQPHDAEHGSTAPESGSQQGEAASEDVVDMERTDLDEEDEPFGEGRKNHPIVPSWEDVLLGVRSNR comes from the coding sequence ATGCGAGCGCTGCGAGTGGTCGGGCTTGAGGAGGACGGCGAGACCGTCGTGTGTGAGGACCCCGACAACGGCGAACGCTTCGCGGTGCCAGCCGACGAGCGACTCCGCGCCGCGGCCCGTGGTGATCTCACCCGTCTCGGGCAGGTACAGATCGAACTGGAAGCCCAGATGCGGCCGCGCGAGATACAGGCGCGGGTCCGCGCGGGGGCCTCCGTCGAGGAGGTGGCCGCGGAGGCGGGGATTCCGCAGCAGCGGGTGGAGCGCTACGCCTACCCGGTTTTACTGGAACGCGCCCAGGTCGCGGAACGGGCGCAGCAGGCGCACCCGATCCGCGAGGGCGGGCCGGACGTGCAGACCCTCGGCGAGATCATCTCGCACACCTTCGGCATGCGCGGGCAGGACTACGGCGAGACCAGCTGGGACGCCTGGCGCGGCGAGGACGGCAAGTGGGTGGTCACACTGCGCTGGCAGGCGGGCCGGACCGAGAACACCGCGCACTGGACCTTCCACCCCGGTGCGCAGGGCGGCACCATCGCCGCGCTGGACGAGGACGCGCTCGACCTGCTCGACCCGGCACCGAACCGGCCACTGCGGACGGTGCGGCCGGTCACCGAGCTCGCCAGGGAAGCGCTGGAACTGGACCACTCCGAGTCGGAGGACGCGGAGGCGGAGCACACCTCCGAGGGGGAAGCCGCCACTCCGCTGCTGGGTCGCGCCACCGAGCCGGACAGCCGGGGTGACCGCTCCGAGAGCTCCGGGGGCGGCACTCCGCACATCCCCACCATGGCGACGGGCACGCTCTTCGGTTCGGCGTCCCAGCCCCACGACGCCGAGCACGGTTCCACGGCCCCCGAGAGCGGCTCCCAGCAGGGGGAGGCGGCTTCCGAGGACGTCGTGGACATGGAGCGGACGGACCTCGACGAGGAGGACGAGCCCTTCGGCGAGGGACGCAAGAATCACCCGATCGTCCCCTCCTGGGAGGACGTGCTGCTCGGTGTGAGGTCCAACCGGTGA
- a CDS encoding PepSY domain-containing protein, with product MKKSVAAVAIAGGVLALGGTATAFGSGSDQEGATSPESGSAAVRDVSAPGYTGPERDEIYTGPWHGYRGPSPKDCTSEDPKIDSERARRAASERVPAGARVTSVELDRCYGLEWELELRKANTEYEVTVDARDGDVVGYEEDRDD from the coding sequence GTGAAGAAATCGGTCGCCGCCGTGGCGATCGCGGGTGGGGTGCTCGCCCTGGGCGGTACCGCCACGGCTTTCGGAAGCGGGAGCGACCAGGAGGGGGCCACCTCGCCGGAGAGCGGTTCCGCGGCGGTGCGGGACGTGTCCGCGCCGGGGTACACCGGTCCCGAGCGGGACGAGATCTACACCGGGCCGTGGCACGGCTACCGTGGCCCGTCGCCGAAGGACTGCACGTCGGAGGACCCGAAGATCGACAGCGAGCGGGCGCGCCGAGCGGCCTCGGAGCGGGTCCCCGCCGGGGCGCGGGTGACGAGTGTGGAGCTGGATCGCTGCTACGGCCTCGAGTGGGAGCTGGAGCTGCGGAAGGCGAACACCGAGTACGAGGTCACGGTGGACGCGCGCGACGGTGACGTGGTCGGTTACGAGGAGGATCGGGACGACTGA
- a CDS encoding sensor histidine kinase — protein MRRRIALLVAATTTLVLVAFLIPLAVLVRTVAFDRAVNTATTEAQALTSVVGTADRSTLELSVQRANAQGRFPLTVFLADGTRLGAEAARTPAVRLADRGRSLTVDTGDGVAVLVSVGDSSGGRAVIRSAVGERELLRGVHRAWLLLAGLGVVLLGLSVLVADRLARSLVRPTKELSDVSHRLANGELEARARIESPPEMREVATALNHLAGRIRELLAAEREHVADLSHRLRTPLMSLRLDAEALRDRSESERITEHVDTLQRAVTRIIEQAGKRGATRTSPPGCDAVAVVSERVDFWSVLAEDTEREMRVDIARGPLRVAVEASELADCVDALLGNVFAHTEDGVGFDVRLFAAEGAVRLVVADDGAGFDESELAGDPLHRGASGSGSSGLGLDIVRRAAGDSGGSVTLGSGARGGARVVVDFGVPEV, from the coding sequence ATGCGCAGGCGTATCGCGCTGCTGGTGGCCGCCACCACGACCCTGGTACTGGTGGCCTTCCTCATCCCGCTGGCCGTTCTGGTGCGGACGGTGGCCTTCGACCGGGCGGTGAACACCGCGACCACCGAGGCACAGGCCCTGACCTCGGTGGTGGGCACCGCGGACAGGTCCACCCTGGAACTGAGCGTGCAGCGCGCCAACGCCCAGGGGAGATTCCCGCTCACCGTCTTCCTGGCGGACGGCACCAGGCTCGGCGCGGAGGCCGCGCGGACCCCGGCCGTGCGGCTGGCGGACAGGGGACGCAGCCTGACCGTGGACACCGGCGACGGGGTCGCCGTCCTGGTCTCGGTGGGCGACTCCTCGGGAGGACGGGCGGTGATCCGCAGCGCCGTCGGCGAGCGGGAGCTGCTGCGCGGGGTGCACCGCGCCTGGCTGCTGCTGGCGGGGCTCGGCGTGGTGCTGCTGGGGCTGAGCGTGCTGGTCGCGGACCGGTTGGCGCGTTCCCTGGTGCGGCCCACCAAGGAGCTCTCCGACGTTTCCCACCGCCTGGCGAACGGGGAGCTGGAGGCCCGGGCGCGCATCGAGTCTCCCCCGGAGATGCGGGAGGTGGCGACGGCGCTGAACCACCTCGCCGGGCGCATCCGCGAGCTGCTGGCGGCCGAGCGGGAGCACGTGGCCGACCTCTCGCACCGGTTGCGCACCCCGCTGATGTCGCTGCGGCTGGACGCGGAGGCGCTGCGGGACCGCTCGGAGTCCGAGCGCATCACCGAGCACGTGGACACGTTGCAGCGGGCGGTCACCCGGATAATCGAGCAAGCGGGCAAACGCGGTGCCACGAGGACCTCCCCGCCCGGTTGTGACGCGGTGGCCGTCGTCTCCGAGCGGGTGGACTTCTGGTCGGTGCTGGCCGAGGACACCGAACGCGAGATGCGGGTGGACATCGCGCGCGGGCCGCTGCGGGTGGCGGTGGAGGCGTCCGAGCTGGCCGACTGCGTCGACGCGCTGCTGGGCAACGTCTTCGCCCACACCGAGGACGGCGTCGGGTTCGACGTGCGGCTGTTCGCGGCCGAGGGGGCGGTGCGGCTGGTGGTAGCGGACGACGGTGCCGGTTTCGACGAGTCGGAGCTGGCCGGGGATCCGTTGCACCGGGGAGCCAGCGGCAGCGGTTCCAGCGGTCTCGGGCTGGACATCGTGCGACGCGCGGCGGGGGACTCCGGGGGTTCGGTGACGCTGGGAAGCGGTGCGCGCGGGGGAGCGCGGGTGGTCGTGGACTTCGGCGTACCCGAGGTGTGA
- a CDS encoding response regulator transcription factor has translation MAQVLLVEDDSALRTSLSGGLGERGHAVTSAVTAMDGLNRIVAHKPDIVVLDIGLPDLDGREMLRMLRAASRVPVIVATARGAEDEIVSVLDSGADDYVVKPFGVGQLDARIRAVLRREGAGPGRPEALVVGGLRVDPATRSATLDGNALDLNPREFDLLRYLAARAGRVVSKRELLTEVWQLPYGGADKTVDVHVSWLRRKLGETARDARYLHTVRGAGVLLTAPDDAGGR, from the coding sequence CGCACGTCGTTGAGCGGCGGGCTGGGTGAGCGCGGGCACGCGGTCACCTCAGCGGTCACCGCGATGGACGGGTTGAACCGGATCGTGGCGCACAAACCCGACATCGTGGTGCTGGACATCGGTCTGCCGGACCTGGACGGCCGGGAGATGCTGCGGATGCTGCGCGCGGCCAGCCGGGTTCCGGTGATCGTGGCCACCGCGCGCGGGGCCGAGGACGAGATCGTGTCCGTGTTGGACTCGGGAGCCGACGACTACGTCGTCAAACCGTTCGGGGTGGGGCAGTTGGACGCCCGGATCCGCGCGGTGTTGCGCAGGGAGGGCGCGGGCCCCGGCAGACCGGAGGCGCTCGTGGTGGGCGGGCTGCGGGTGGACCCCGCCACGCGTTCGGCGACCCTGGACGGGAATGCGCTGGACCTCAATCCGAGGGAGTTCGACCTGCTGCGCTACCTCGCGGCGCGGGCCGGACGGGTGGTCAGCAAGCGGGAACTGCTCACCGAGGTGTGGCAACTCCCCTACGGGGGAGCGGACAAAACAGTGGACGTGCACGTGTCCTGGCTGCGCCGCAAGCTCGGTGAGACCGCGCGTGACGCGCGGTACCTGCACACGGTTCGCGGCGCGGGAGTGCTGCTGACCGCTCCGGACGACGCCGGTGGCCGCTGA